In a single window of the Papaver somniferum cultivar HN1 chromosome 8, ASM357369v1, whole genome shotgun sequence genome:
- the LOC113301983 gene encoding uncharacterized protein LOC113301983 codes for MGSSSFSSIIDLVERQLGRQVSRSSSEVISSRMTLHPTKPLVVKTVPNPKHPLHTPSDMLATMSTSGSDLSVRDCSPGASDAELKEDARFKEDAEKQSPSSSKSRVSKRTLMLKAVNQEVRVRNGRNQ; via the exons ATGGGGTCTTCTTCTTTCAGTTCAATCATTGACCTCGTCGAGCGTCAGCTTGGACGTCAAGTTAGTCGGAGTAGCTCGGAAGTGATATCTTCTCGTATGACTCTGCATCCTACCAAACCTTTAGTTGTGAAGACAGTCCCGAATCCTAAGCACCCTCTACATACTCCTTCCGACATGTTAGCAACGATGAGCACGTCCGGCTCAGATCTTTCTGTACGTGACTGTTCTCCGGGTGCGAGTGATGCTGAGCTTAAGGAAGACGCCAGATTTAAGGAGGATGCTGAGAAACAAAGTCCTTCCTCTTCTAAGTCGC GGGTAAGCAAGAGAACACTCATGCTAAAGGCAGTGAATCAGGAAGTGCGAGTGAGAAACGGCAGAAACCAGTAA